The candidate division KSB1 bacterium genome includes a window with the following:
- the rho gene encoding transcription termination factor Rho, translating to MDIAELKAMKMPELLKIAQELNIEGCTGLKKQELIFRILEEQTRQEGLLFAEGVLEVLPDGYGFLRSPDFNYLPGPDDIYVSPSQIKRFDLRTGDIVSGQIRPPKENERFFALLKVEAVNYEEPEKAKQRTLFDNLTPLYPMERIRLETSPTEYSMRIMDLLTPIGKGQRGLIVAQPKTGKTTLLQKIANAVLKNHPEIKLIVLLIDERPEEVTDMERSVDAEVISSTFDEPAERHVQVADMVLEKAKRLVEYKHDVMILLDSITRLARAHNTVVPHSGKILSGGLDANALHKPKRFFGAARNVEEGGSLTIIATALIDTGSRMDDVIFEEFKGTGNMELVLDRRLADRRIFPAIDINKSGTRKEELLLEKHELNRVWILRKLLAELNPVEAMEFLLEKMRGTKSNREFLESMST from the coding sequence ATGGACATCGCAGAGCTGAAAGCCATGAAGATGCCCGAGCTCCTGAAAATCGCTCAGGAGCTGAACATCGAAGGGTGCACCGGGCTGAAGAAACAGGAGCTCATCTTCCGCATCCTTGAGGAACAGACGAGGCAGGAAGGCCTTCTCTTCGCCGAGGGGGTCCTCGAAGTCCTACCGGACGGCTACGGTTTTCTTCGATCGCCGGACTTCAATTACCTGCCTGGCCCTGATGACATCTACGTGAGCCCCTCGCAGATCAAGCGCTTCGATCTGCGGACGGGGGATATCGTTTCCGGCCAGATCCGGCCCCCCAAGGAGAACGAGCGGTTCTTCGCGCTCCTCAAAGTAGAGGCGGTCAATTACGAGGAACCCGAGAAGGCAAAGCAGCGGACCCTTTTCGACAACTTGACTCCCCTCTACCCGATGGAGCGGATCCGCCTGGAGACCAGCCCTACGGAGTACTCGATGCGCATCATGGATCTGCTCACCCCCATTGGGAAAGGGCAGCGCGGGCTGATCGTAGCGCAGCCCAAGACGGGCAAGACGACCCTCCTGCAGAAGATCGCCAACGCGGTGCTCAAGAATCATCCCGAGATCAAGTTGATTGTGCTTCTCATCGACGAGCGTCCGGAAGAAGTCACGGATATGGAACGCTCCGTCGATGCGGAGGTGATTAGCTCCACTTTTGATGAGCCGGCGGAACGGCACGTCCAGGTCGCGGATATGGTCCTGGAGAAGGCTAAGCGCCTAGTCGAGTATAAGCACGACGTGATGATTCTCCTCGACAGCATCACCCGCCTGGCCCGCGCCCACAACACGGTGGTGCCACACAGCGGGAAGATCCTGTCCGGCGGGCTGGATGCCAACGCTCTCCACAAGCCCAAGCGCTTCTTCGGCGCGGCGCGCAACGTGGAAGAGGGCGGTAGCCTCACCATCATTGCCACAGCCCTGATCGACACGGGAAGCCGCATGGACGACGTGATCTTCGAGGAGTTCAAAGGCACGGGGAATATGGAGCTGGTCTTGGACCGCCGCCTGGCCGACCGCCGCATCTTCCCGGCCATCGACATCAATAAGTCCGGAACGCGCAAAGAGGAGCTGCTCCTTGAGAAACACGAACTCAACCGAGTCTGGATCCTCCGCAAGCTCTTGGCGGAGCTGAACCCCGTGGAAGCGATGGAGTTCCTCCTCGAGAAGATGCGCGGGACTAAATCCAACCGCGAGTTCCTGGAATCGATGAGTACCTGA
- the rpmE gene encoding 50S ribosomal protein L31 produces MKPKIHPEYKLGTVRCACGNTFQVRSTIGDMRIEICSNCHPFFTGKQKLVDSTGRVERFMKKYGMNQQGEAAPEADVTSETEE; encoded by the coding sequence TTGAAACCCAAGATCCATCCGGAATACAAGCTGGGGACGGTGCGCTGCGCTTGCGGCAATACCTTCCAGGTGCGATCCACGATCGGCGATATGCGGATCGAAATCTGCTCCAACTGCCACCCGTTTTTCACCGGAAAGCAGAAGCTGGTCGATAGTACGGGTCGGGTGGAGCGTTTCATGAAAAAATATGGGATGAACCAGCAGGGGGAAGCGGCGCCTGAAGCCGACGTGACCTCTGAAACCGAGGAATAG